Genomic window ([Eubacterium] hominis):
TATGAGTAAAGAAGATGCAGAGAAAGCAATCACATATTATCGTGAATACTTTTCAGTTACCGGTTTGTTTGAAAATGAAGTATATGAAGGCATCACAAAACTTCTACAAACATTAAAGAATCAGGGAAAGAAATGCTATGTCGCAACCAGTAAACCAGAAGTATTTGCCAAACAGATTATGGAACACTTTCAATTAGGAGAATATTTTGAAGATATTTGTGGCGCAAGTATGGATAGTACACGCAGTAAAAAAGGTGATGTCATTGCCTATGCCTTAAAAAAACATGGCATTCAAAAAGAAGATGCTATCATGGTTGGTGATCGTAAACATGATATCCTTGGCGCAAAAGAAAATGGATTACCTTGTATTGCGGTATTATATGGCTATGGAAACAAAACAGAATTTGAAGAAGCCGGCGCAGATGTGATCATAGAAGATATCCCTGCTTTTTTAGAATATATCAAAAAAGAAGCGTAAAGTATACATAATCTTGCGAATTATGTTACAATAAGAGTGAGGTGAAGACATTGAGCGTACATTTACATGTCAGAAGCTGTTATACATTATTAAACAGTACACTGACCATTGATAAAATTATAAAAAATACAAAAAAACATGGCTATGATGCAGTGGCGCTTTGTGATAAAGGCGTTATGCATGGCGCAATGTCATTTTATCATGCCTGCCAAAAAGAGGGCATAAAACCAATCTTTGGGCTGGAAGTAGATGCCTTATACGATGACGATGTCTTCAATTTTGTCCTGCTTGCGAAAAATGATGAAGGATATGTGTCCTTATTAAAATTATCTACATATTTGAATACAGAAGAACATGAAACAATTGATATTGAACACTTAAGCACTTATACAAAGGATTGTGTTGTATTAACCGGTGGGGACAGTGATGCAATGGAAACCATGCTGTTACAGGAGAAAAGAGATCGTTTAAAAGAATATCTACATGCCTGTACACAATATTTTGTGAGCTTTTATGTATCCATTGCCCGAAATGATTCTGGTCTTTTAAAAAAGAAAAATCAGATTTTAAAAGAAATCTGTCGTGAAGTCGGGATTCCTTTTGCGGCATTATCACGCGTGTATTATGAAGATATGCAGGATGAAGAATGCTATCGTACCTTATGTGCCATTGATCAAGGAAAATCCTTAGATGATAAAACATTAAACAGCAGTTCTGGACGATATTTTCGCTCACCTGATGAAATGAAAGCCTTATACGATGATGAAGAATTGATTGCGACAGAAGAAATCGCAATGATGTGCAATGTGCAAATGAATCTAAAAAAAGCTGTTCTGCCAGAGTTCTCCAATCGTTATGGCATCAGCAGTGAAGAATTTTTACGTCAGTTATGTCATAAGGGATTAGCGAAGCGTATGAATTTTCAATCCATTCCCAAAGTATATATCGAGCGTTTAAATTATGAATTAGATGTCATCATCTCTATGCATTATGCAGATTACTTTTTGATTGTATGGGATTTTATCCGTTTTGCGAAAACCCAGGATATCTATATCGGTCCTGGCCGAGGCAGTGCAGCCGGATCTCTTGTGGCCTATTGTCTGGGCATTACCCATGCCGATCCTATCAAATATCATCTCTTGTTTGAACGGTTTCTGAATCCTGAGCGTGTATCCATGCCTGATATTGATACCGATTTTCCAGATAACCGGCGTGATGAAGTCATTGATTATGTAACGCAGTTATATGGTGCACATTGTGTAGCACATATTATCACATTCAATACACTTGCCGCAAAGCAGGTGTTGCGTGATGTAGGCAGAGCGATGGATTTTTCATTACGTGAAATTGATATCTTATGCAAGCTGGTACCAAACCGTTTAAAAATCACATTAAAAGGTGCATATGAAGAAAGTGCAAAATTCAAAGAACGCATCAATTCATCAGAAAAATATAAACGATTATTCCGCATAGCTTTGCGCCTGGAAGGATTGCCAAGACATGCATCTTTACATGCTGCTGGTATCATTTTATCAAATGAAAATATTGACAATGTCTGCCCACTGATTGATGTGGATGAAGGCGTACGGGCCAGTCAGTTTACCATGGAATATCTAGAGGAACTGGGCCTGATCAAAATGGACTTTTTAGGATTGCGCAATCTGACGATTATTGATGAAATCGTTCATCATATCAATGAAACAGCAGTGCAAAAACTAGAAATCATGAAGATACCATTAGATGATGCATTGACATATCAATTGATTCGTGATGTGGATACCATCGGGGTATTCCAGCTGGAAAGTGATGGAATGAAAAATTTGATTCGTAAGATGAAACCTCGTAACTTTGAAGATATTGTCGCAACAATAGCTTTATATCGACCAGGTCCAATGGAAAATATCCCAGAATATCTAGACCGCAGAGAACATCCAGAAAAAATCGATTATATCCATCCAGATCTTAAACCCATTCTTGAAAATACCTATGGCATTATGATCTATCAGGAACAAATCATGCAGGTAGCCACAAAGATGGCAGGTTTTTCACTCGGGAAAGCTGATAACTTAAGAAAAGCTATCAGTAAGAAAAAAGGTGATGAATTAATCAAATTACAAGCAGATTTTATCAAGGGTGCTGTTTCAAAAGGATACACCTTGCAGCTGGCACAGCATGTATATGATTTGATCATGAAATTCGCCAATTATGGATTTAACCGTTCTCACAGTGTGGCATATGGAATGATTGCTTATCAGCTGGCGTATTTAAAAGCCAACTATCCTTTATATTTCTTTAACAGCTTATTAAACAGTGTGATTGGGGCTGATAGTAAAACCAATGCTTATGTATTTGAGGCAAAGAAAAGAAATATTAAAATTCTGTTGCCAAATGTCAATACAAGTGAATTAACGTATCATATTGAACAGGATGCCTTGCGCTATCCACTTATTGGAATCAAGGGAATTGGCAGAACAGTAGCACAGCCAATTATTGAGGAACGAAAAAAACATGGGCCTTATTTAGATTTCTTTGACTTTGTGGCACGCATGATGAAATATCGTATCAATAAAAAAACGATGGAAGCATTGATTCATGCAGGCGCACTGGATGATTTTAAAATCAACCGTGTTTCTATGGTCGCAAGTCTGGATGACGCAATCCGTTATGGGGACTTGGTAAAAATCGAAGATGAAGATCAAATATTATTGGATTTTGATCTTGTTAGTAAACCAGCCATGACATATCTAAAAGAAAATACATCTGTTCGCGCAGAAAAAGAAAAAGAATACCTTGGCTTTTATCTGACAACACATCCAATTGAAGAATTAAGAAACAAAATCGATCCACAGCTTCGTCCTATCGTATTCTTTAAGGAAAGACGAGGGTATGTGAAGTTTATCTGTCAGATAGAAAAATGCAAGCCATTTCGTACGAAAAACGGACATATGATGATGTTTGTGGCAGTAAATGACGAAACAGGAAAATTCGATTTGGTATGCATGCCGAATATATACGAGGTGCATGAAAAAAATCTAGTAAAAGGAAACTATCTTTATGTAGAAGGTGTGATTGATAAAGAAAATTCCTGTCTTGTAAAAAAACTGACGAAAATTGAAAGGTAAGATAGAATGATTAGAGAAGTAACACCACAGGATTTATCCGCTGCAGCTTCCCTTGAAGCACTATGTTTTCCCAAAGAGGAAGCTGCTGATGAAAGTTCGCTTAAACAAAGGATACAGACATTTCCAAACAGCTTTCTATTGTTAGAAGTTGAAGAAAATATCATCGGCATGATCAATGGCTGTATCACAAATCAAAAAACCATTACAGATGATTTATATGCTGATGTGCAAAAACATGATCCCCATGGAGATTATCAAAGCGTATTTGGATTAGATGTACATCCTGATTATCAACACCAGGGTTATGCCAAACTGCTCATGCATGCATTCATAAAAAAGGCAAAAGCAGAGGGAAGAAAAGGCTTGATTTTAACATGTAAAAAACATCTGATTGGTTTTTATGAAAGCTTTGGATACCGCAATATGGGAATCAGTGATTCTACACATGGGAATGTTGTTTGGTATGATATGATCCTGGAGTTTTAAAAATTATAAAAAAGTGCGTATAATGGGGGATTTCATATGAAAAAATGCAAAAATTACCTTGCGTTATGTGAACAAATATGGTAATATACTACGTGTTGTATGTCCTAATTGGATTTACAACCGCTC
Coding sequences:
- a CDS encoding GNAT family N-acetyltransferase; protein product: MIREVTPQDLSAAASLEALCFPKEEAADESSLKQRIQTFPNSFLLLEVEENIIGMINGCITNQKTITDDLYADVQKHDPHGDYQSVFGLDVHPDYQHQGYAKLLMHAFIKKAKAEGRKGLILTCKKHLIGFYESFGYRNMGISDSTHGNVVWYDMILEF
- a CDS encoding HAD family hydrolase — protein: MKSVYLFDLDGTLTDPKQGITKSVAYALSKFDIHVSHLDDLCIFIGPPLLDSFMEYYHMSKEDAEKAITYYREYFSVTGLFENEVYEGITKLLQTLKNQGKKCYVATSKPEVFAKQIMEHFQLGEYFEDICGASMDSTRSKKGDVIAYALKKHGIQKEDAIMVGDRKHDILGAKENGLPCIAVLYGYGNKTEFEEAGADVIIEDIPAFLEYIKKEA
- the dnaE gene encoding DNA polymerase III subunit alpha, whose amino-acid sequence is MSVHLHVRSCYTLLNSTLTIDKIIKNTKKHGYDAVALCDKGVMHGAMSFYHACQKEGIKPIFGLEVDALYDDDVFNFVLLAKNDEGYVSLLKLSTYLNTEEHETIDIEHLSTYTKDCVVLTGGDSDAMETMLLQEKRDRLKEYLHACTQYFVSFYVSIARNDSGLLKKKNQILKEICREVGIPFAALSRVYYEDMQDEECYRTLCAIDQGKSLDDKTLNSSSGRYFRSPDEMKALYDDEELIATEEIAMMCNVQMNLKKAVLPEFSNRYGISSEEFLRQLCHKGLAKRMNFQSIPKVYIERLNYELDVIISMHYADYFLIVWDFIRFAKTQDIYIGPGRGSAAGSLVAYCLGITHADPIKYHLLFERFLNPERVSMPDIDTDFPDNRRDEVIDYVTQLYGAHCVAHIITFNTLAAKQVLRDVGRAMDFSLREIDILCKLVPNRLKITLKGAYEESAKFKERINSSEKYKRLFRIALRLEGLPRHASLHAAGIILSNENIDNVCPLIDVDEGVRASQFTMEYLEELGLIKMDFLGLRNLTIIDEIVHHINETAVQKLEIMKIPLDDALTYQLIRDVDTIGVFQLESDGMKNLIRKMKPRNFEDIVATIALYRPGPMENIPEYLDRREHPEKIDYIHPDLKPILENTYGIMIYQEQIMQVATKMAGFSLGKADNLRKAISKKKGDELIKLQADFIKGAVSKGYTLQLAQHVYDLIMKFANYGFNRSHSVAYGMIAYQLAYLKANYPLYFFNSLLNSVIGADSKTNAYVFEAKKRNIKILLPNVNTSELTYHIEQDALRYPLIGIKGIGRTVAQPIIEERKKHGPYLDFFDFVARMMKYRINKKTMEALIHAGALDDFKINRVSMVASLDDAIRYGDLVKIEDEDQILLDFDLVSKPAMTYLKENTSVRAEKEKEYLGFYLTTHPIEELRNKIDPQLRPIVFFKERRGYVKFICQIEKCKPFRTKNGHMMMFVAVNDETGKFDLVCMPNIYEVHEKNLVKGNYLYVEGVIDKENSCLVKKLTKIER